The DNA region GCAGGGATAACCCGGTGGTAAAAGCAGAAGAAAGAGTGGATAAAGTCCTGGTTAAGATCACCCAGGTAAGAGCAGGTTCAGCCACTATCGTGGACACAAGCGGAAGGGTAAAAGGCATTTTTACTGACGGCGATTTAAGAAGGCACTTAGAGAAGGATAAGAACCTCGCCAGCCGCAGGATAAAAGAAGTAATGACAAAGAACCCGACTGTAGTCGGCAAAGATATGCTGGCAGCCGAAGCTATGCGTATAATGCGCCAGAAGAGAATAGATGAGATACCGGTTGTAAATAAAAAAGGTATTGCTATAGGCCTGTTGGATATCCAGGACCTTTTAAAATCCGGAGTTGTCTGATGCAGGGAGACCTTATAGATAAAGCTAAAATGATCAAGGTCCTTTTGCTTGATGTCGACGGGGTTTTGACTGACGGAAGGATAATCTATGATTCCGCAGGCCGCGATATGAAATTATTCGACGTGCATGACGGCCTGGGGGTAGCGTTATTGCATAAATCAGGGATACCCACGGTTTTGATTACCGCAAAAGGCTCCAGGGCGATTAAGCCGCGGGCAAAGGATATGAAAGTCGCCAGGATATATGAAAATATCTCCCCCAAGACAGCCGTATTAGATAAGATTATTAAGAAATATAAAATAAAGCCCGAAGAATTATGTTTTATCGGAGATGACCTGGTCGACCTCTGTTTATTAAAGCGGGTAGGCCTGGCCGTTTCAGTCGCCAATGCCTGCGCAGAAGTAAAGAAGATAAGCCACTATACCACCGCTAAGGAAGGCGGCAGGGGCGCGGTGCGCGAAGTAGCTGAGATGATCCTTAAATCACAGGGAAAATGGCAAGAGGCGATAAGGAAATATGAGGCTTAAATTCTTCTTCATCTGTTCTTTGTTTTTATTAAGTTTATGTTTTATCGCGCCTCTTTATGCCCAGACAAAGCAGGAAGGTGCCCAGGAGATAAGCGATTTTTCCCTTGCCGGTTACGGCGAAAAGGGAAAGAAGTCCTGGGATATCGCAGGAAAGTCAGCCAATATCCTTAACGATATCGTCAAGCTTGACGATATTACGGGCAACCTATACGGCGAAGATGATGTAAAGCTTACCGCAGATAAGGGGGATTTTGATAAGAGCCAGGCAAAGGTCCACCTGCAGGATAATGTCGTCATCACTACCGCATCAGGGGCAAAGCTGACCACTGATTCCCTTGACTGGGACAGGAAGAAACAGGAAGTCAAAACGAGTGATCCGGTCAATATCCAAAGGGATAACATTACCACTACCGGGGTAGGCGCCTTGGGTGAGCCGAGCTTAAAGAAAGTTACCCTTAATAAACAGGTAAAAGTTGATATTGACGCAGAGCAAAATCCCAAAGCTGGCGCACCTCAAGAGAAAGTAGTGATAACCTGCGACGGCCCGCTTACGATAGATTATGAAAAGAACATCGCGGTTTTTAATAACAACGTAAAAGTAGTGCGTCAGGATTCAGTGATATACAGCGATACTATGGATGTTTATTTTATTGCCAATAGCGGCAACAAGGGAAAGATAAATACAGCAGGCAATGCTGCATTGGGCAGTAAAATCGACAAAATAATTTCCCGCGGCAACGTAAAAGTAGTGCGCGGGGAGAATGTTTCTTACAGCGATGAGGCAGTTTATACGGCAGCCGATAAAAAGATCGTATTAAGCGGCCGCCCCAGGCTTGAAATATATTCATCGGAGGATTTAGATGCATCTTTTGGAAATTAAAAACTTATCCAAATCTTATGACGGCAGGCAGGTGGTCAAAGGAGTGGATATCCTGGTAAAAAGAGGCGAGATAGTCGGGCTCCTGGGGCCAAACGGCGCGGGAAAGACCACGACTTTTTATATGGTAGTCGGAGTCATCCCGCCGGAAAAAGGAAAGATAGTCTTTGATAATCAGGATATAACCAACCTGCCTATCCATGAGCGCGCGCATTACGGCATAGCTTATCTATCGCAGGAGGCTTCAGTATTCAGGAAGCTTACCGTAGAGGAGAATATATCGTCAATACTTGAGACGCTTCCCATATCGCGCGCCGAAAGGAAGCGTAAGCTAGGGATACTGCTTGATGAATTGAATATCGCGCACCTTGCCAAGAACAAAGCATATACTTTATCAGGCGGGGAAAGAAGAAGGCTTGAGATAACGCGCGCGCTTGTCACCAACCCTTCTTTTATACTCCTTGATGAGCCATTTTCCGGCATAGACCCGATAGTAGTCAGCGAAGCGCAGGAGATAATAAAGGAGCTTAAGGAAAAAGGCTTAGGGATACTGCTTACCGACCACAATGTACGTGAGACCCTTTCTATCACAGACAGGGCTTATTTAATAGCCGAAGGAAAAATATTAATATCCGGCTCAGCGCAGGAATTGATAGACAACCCTAAGGCAAGGGAAGTTTATCTGGGTGAGAAGTTCAGGATGTAGTTATTTAGTTGATTCGTTGATTCGTTGAACCGTTGAATCGTTTAATCGAAGAAAACGAGATTAACTAATCAACGAGTAAACTAATCAACTATTCAACGATTAAACGATAAAGGAGTTAACGTGAAAACAGCAGTAAAGAAGCTTGATGCAACTAAAAGGGAAATGTCAATCGAGGTAACAGGCGAGGTCATAAAGAATAAATTTGAAGACGTGATAAAGAAGATATCCAAAGAGGCAAAGGTCCCTGGATTCCGCCCGGGCCATGCGCCCCGGGATCTCATTGAGAAGAATTTCTCCGGCGCCATACGCGAACAGGTCCTAAAAGAGCTCGTCCCGGAATTATACAACCAGGCGATAGAAAAGGAAGCGTTGGATGTAATAGAGCTTCCGGATATCTCAGATATAAAACTTGATAATGTTACGCTTACTTTCAAGGCGACGGTTGAAACAGCCCCCGAAATAGCGCTTAAGAATTACAAGAAGTTGAAAGTCAGCTATAAGAATGTAGAAGTAACGCCTGATGACGTTAAGCGCAGCATAGATTCGCTTAAGGAATCAAGGAAGCTGGATAATCTTGACGATAATTTTGCCCGCGGATTAGGGTATCCTACGCTTGCAGATCTGGAGAAGACAATAGAAAAACAGCTCTTCCTGCAAAAGGAACACCAGCAGAGGCAGAAGATGGAAGAGGAGATAATCGAACAGCTCAATTCCCAGGCGGATTTTAAGATACCTGCGACACTCATCGAACGCCAGATAAATGATATGCTCAGGCAGACAAAGATAGACCTGGCAATGAAGGGGATACCTGCTGAAAGAGTGGATGAAAGAGAGAAGGAATTAAGGAAAGAGATGGAGCCGCAGGCAAAAAAACAGGTCAAGACTTACCTGATTCTATCCGAGA from Candidatus Omnitrophota bacterium includes:
- a CDS encoding HAD-IIIA family hydrolase: MQGDLIDKAKMIKVLLLDVDGVLTDGRIIYDSAGRDMKLFDVHDGLGVALLHKSGIPTVLITAKGSRAIKPRAKDMKVARIYENISPKTAVLDKIIKKYKIKPEELCFIGDDLVDLCLLKRVGLAVSVANACAEVKKISHYTTAKEGGRGAVREVAEMILKSQGKWQEAIRKYEA
- the lptC gene encoding LPS export ABC transporter periplasmic protein LptC; its protein translation is MRLKFFFICSLFLLSLCFIAPLYAQTKQEGAQEISDFSLAGYGEKGKKSWDIAGKSANILNDIVKLDDITGNLYGEDDVKLTADKGDFDKSQAKVHLQDNVVITTASGAKLTTDSLDWDRKKQEVKTSDPVNIQRDNITTTGVGALGEPSLKKVTLNKQVKVDIDAEQNPKAGAPQEKVVITCDGPLTIDYEKNIAVFNNNVKVVRQDSVIYSDTMDVYFIANSGNKGKINTAGNAALGSKIDKIISRGNVKVVRGENVSYSDEAVYTAADKKIVLSGRPRLEIYSSEDLDASFGN
- the lptB gene encoding LPS export ABC transporter ATP-binding protein — encoded protein: MHLLEIKNLSKSYDGRQVVKGVDILVKRGEIVGLLGPNGAGKTTTFYMVVGVIPPEKGKIVFDNQDITNLPIHERAHYGIAYLSQEASVFRKLTVEENISSILETLPISRAERKRKLGILLDELNIAHLAKNKAYTLSGGERRRLEITRALVTNPSFILLDEPFSGIDPIVVSEAQEIIKELKEKGLGILLTDHNVRETLSITDRAYLIAEGKILISGSAQELIDNPKAREVYLGEKFRM